In the genome of Cydia strobilella chromosome Z, ilCydStro3.1, whole genome shotgun sequence, one region contains:
- the LOC134754054 gene encoding uncharacterized protein LOC134754054: MHAATQSGDGTPYLNFNCVQCDNSFKTQRGLNIHISKKHRLCISQNDAVLNLDQPFLTTPLSDQPNSIPFHSYLSELKNNVPVVKRVPRGARITVANHLSGLIIKCVENNQIDDWHNLFLFSFKTLHAKKDKTISLTQKIKNNCVSNTIPHISRPSGCASSTFNRTKLIESKISDGDLKGAARLLFTNDVLSPDTPDTLSALRAKHPPAPSVPHLFAPPTSDRACLQIEDKDVIDAIFSFKNGSAAGLDGISPQHLKDLISHSVGDAGVQLISSLTKLVNFMFSGKINTEILPILYGANLIALTKKDGGVRPIAVGSTLRRLASKIAVQTARGFWRSEPGKRVTGYMPILRLILVLSWIRPPLDWRLVCDSGFRCVRHTYALVARTWTDWDTMDYLVKKVPAVFQDMRRLMT; the protein is encoded by the exons ATGCATGCCGCAACTCAATCAGGCGATGGCACACcatatctaaattttaattgtgTACAATGCGACAACTCTTTTAAAACGCAGAGAGGCCTCAATATTCATATTTCCAAAAAACACCGTCTTTGTATCAGCCAAAATGATGCCGTTTTAAATTTAGACCAACCCTTTTTGACCACCCCCCTTTCTGACCAACCAAATTCCATCCCTTTCCATTCATACCTTAgcgaacttaaaaataatgtgcccGTTGTTAAAAGAGTTCCGCGCGGCGCCAGGATCACAGTCGCTAATCACCTTTCAGgcctaattataaaatgtgtggaaaataatcaaattgatGATTGGCATAATCTTTTCcttttttcattcaaaacccTTCATGCCAAAAAGGATAAGACAATttctttaacacaaaaaatcaaaaacaattgCGTTTCGAATACAATTCCACACATTTCTCGACCTTCTGGATGCGCCTCATCCACTTTCAATAgaactaaattaattgaaagtaaaattaGCGACGGCGATCTTAAAGGTGCCGCTCGTCTTCTTTTCACAAATGACGTGCTATCGCCAGATACTCCTGATACCCTCTCGGCTTTACGTGCTAAACATCCCCCAGCTCCTTCAGTACCACACTTGTTTGCCCCACCTACATCTGACCGGGCCTGCCTCCAAATCGAAGACAAAGACGTTATTGACgccatattttctttcaaaaacGGTTCGGCGGCCGGCCTGGATGGGATCTCGCCCCAACATTTGAAGGATCTAATTTCTCATTCCGTGGGCGACGCAGGTGTGCAGCTTATCAGTtcccttactaaattagtaaattttatgttttcaggCAAAATTAACACTGAAATCCTCCCTATTCTATACGGTGCAAACCTGATCGCCCTAACCAAAAAGGACGGAGGGGTGAGACCCATTGCTGTGGGGTCTACTTTACGACGTCTGGCATCAAAAATTGCG gtccagaccgcgcgaggcttttggcggtcggagcccgggaagcgggttactggctacatgcccatccttcgcctaatactggtactttcttggatccggcctcccttagactggcgactggtttgcgactcggggtttcggtgtgtacgccacacatatgctcttgtggcacggacgtggaccgactgggacaccatggattatcttgtcaaaaaagtgccggccgtttttcaagacatgcgtcgcttaatgacataa